In Pecten maximus chromosome 10, xPecMax1.1, whole genome shotgun sequence, one genomic interval encodes:
- the LOC117336024 gene encoding transmembrane protein 117-like isoform X2 — protein sequence MEPLLTDCGQIIEDPERSFEKHDAETPEQVRKSPKPILIKVQSDNNSEDTKHLLEMDEGEDKKPEEPVKETSNREDNNELEMNPTEKSENVENVKEPVKKEEKDTKKDKATGKEVDNNNAKGGDDDAITPIEDDHVVTIETTGADKTDKPDGKDVTDAISVLSLFMERDLRYYFQHPFLRIFIAYFVTFCNFLIYAEDPVAHSMKECNIPLIGNDFAFVCTRYPPNAFSLLKVVMWLGAIIIGCILGKILIHVLLLNKLLRLKMFTEDQGSWMIMFLCSLISIFIMSWIYNGFLTAGGDSTESYRISGDLGLSNSIFMKAAACGTWCGDFFTAWMVTDMMLQEKLYPGWAKPVRTWWNHRYNRIILFWVVTSVTSLVVIFVIATDFIQWEKLNHGFLPTNELSRAFLASFILVMDILIVCQDWDFPHFMSAIDIKMPGVNTAHIKFDIPKCLKKEVWQVHITGKWFNYGILFIVMLLDLNMWKNQIFYKPYDYGQYVDSEGRIHTVLDDYSLTTFNESLLTWSYRNNTINPVTNASYLEGDMVVSTRYYDYSLALKGLAFVPALLAFIVLGVTVWMFGRFKPSKDDPYAGRLKKRRKRRRFSLRNLSSSFRKIELRRKVQAVPKLLHFRRKQSPNHDPSSNGSGYPENWSAPADINK from the exons ATGGAACCCCTTCTGACAGATTGCGGTCAG atcATAGAGGATCCTGAAAGAAGCTTTGAAAAGCATGATGCAGAAACCCCAGAACAGGTACGCAAATCCCCAAAACCAATCTTAATCAAAGTCCAGAGTGACAACAACAGTGAAGATACTAAACATCTCCTAGAAATGGACGAAGGCGAGGATAAAAAACCTGAAGAACCAGTGAAGGAAACTTCAAACAGGGAAGATAACAATGAGCTAGAAATGAATCCAACagaaaaatctgaaaatgttgaaaatgtcAAAGAACCGGTgaaaaaggaagaaaaagaCACGAAGAAAGATAAAGCAACTGGAAAAGAAGTAGATAACAATAATGCTAAAGGGGGCGACGATGACGCAATAACACCAATTGAGGATGACCATGttgttaccatagaaacaacAGGTGCTGATAAGACTGACAAACCTGATGGCAAAGATGTCACAGACGCTATTAGCGTTTTATCTCTGTTCATGGAGAGAGATTTGCGATATTATTTCCAGCACCCCTTTCTTAGAATCTTCATAGCCTACTTTGTGACCTTCTGCAATTTTCTGATCTATGCTGAAGATCCTGTAGCACACAGTATGAAGGAATGTAACATCCCCCTAATTGGAAACGACTTTGCTTTTGTGTGTACCCGCTATCCCCCTAATGCCTTCAGCCTCCTTAAAGTAGTCATGTGGCTTGGAGCCATTATCATCGGCTGTATCCTTGGGAAGATCCTCATACATGTCTTACTGTTGA ACAAACTGCTGCGTCTGAAGATGTTCACAGAGGACCAGGGATCATGGATGATAATGTTCCTGTGTAGTCTCATTTCCATATTTATAATGTCCTGGATCTACAACGGATTCCTGACAGCCGGAGGTGATAGCACAGAATCCTATCGGATTTCCGGTGACCTTGGACTCTCCAACTCTATTTTTATGAAGGCTGCTGCCTGTGGTACTTGGTGTGGAGACTTTTTCACTGCTTGGATG GTGACTGATATGATGCTACAAGAGAAGCTCTACCCAGGCTGGGCCAAACCAGTGCGGACCTGGTGGAACCACCGATACAATCGTATCATCTTATTCTGGGTGGTCACCTCAGTAACGTCCCTCGTCGTGATCTTTGTGATAGCCACAGACTTTATACAGTGGGAGAAGCTGAACCATGGATTCCTGCCGACTAACGAACTGTCCAGGGCGTTTCTGGCCTCCTTCATTCTGGTTATGGATATCTTAATTGTGTGTCAG GACTGGGATTTCCCTCATTTTATGAGTGCCATTGACATCAAAATGCCAGGTGTTAACACTGCACACATCAAGTTTGACATCCCCAAGTGTCTCAAGAAAGAGGTTTGGCAGGTGCATATTACAG GTAAATGGTTTAACTACGGGATTTTGTTTATCGTTATGCTGCTTGACCTAAACATGTGGAAGAACCAGATCTTTTACAAGCCCTATGACTATGGTCAGTACGTGGATTCAGAGGGGAGAATCCACACAGTGCTGGACGACTACAGCCTTACAACATTTAACGAGAGTCTGCTAACCTGGTCGTACcgaaataatacaataaatccTGTGACCAATGCGTCCTACCTTGAGGGAGATATGGTCGTCAGCACTCGTTACTATGACTACAGCCTAGCATTGAAGGGATTGGCATTCGTCCCAGCCCTTTTGGCGTTCATTgtgttaggtgtgactgttTGGATGTTTGGCCGTTTTAAGCCATCGAAGGATGATCCGTATGCTGGTCGGTTAAAGAAGCGCAGAAAGAGGAGGAGATTCTCCCTTAGAAATTTATCTAGTTCCTTCCGAAAAATTGAACTGCGGAGAAAAGTTCAAGCTGTACCCAAACTGCTACATTTCCGTCGTAAACAAAGCCCTAATCATGACCCTTCCTCAAATGGATCAGGATACCCTGAAAACTGGTCGGCACCAGCagacatcaacaaatag
- the LOC117336024 gene encoding transmembrane protein 117-like isoform X1 yields MSVKSKKEEINFLERKKDTEKSQIIEDPERSFEKHDAETPEQVRKSPKPILIKVQSDNNSEDTKHLLEMDEGEDKKPEEPVKETSNREDNNELEMNPTEKSENVENVKEPVKKEEKDTKKDKATGKEVDNNNAKGGDDDAITPIEDDHVVTIETTGADKTDKPDGKDVTDAISVLSLFMERDLRYYFQHPFLRIFIAYFVTFCNFLIYAEDPVAHSMKECNIPLIGNDFAFVCTRYPPNAFSLLKVVMWLGAIIIGCILGKILIHVLLLNKLLRLKMFTEDQGSWMIMFLCSLISIFIMSWIYNGFLTAGGDSTESYRISGDLGLSNSIFMKAAACGTWCGDFFTAWMVTDMMLQEKLYPGWAKPVRTWWNHRYNRIILFWVVTSVTSLVVIFVIATDFIQWEKLNHGFLPTNELSRAFLASFILVMDILIVCQDWDFPHFMSAIDIKMPGVNTAHIKFDIPKCLKKEVWQVHITGKWFNYGILFIVMLLDLNMWKNQIFYKPYDYGQYVDSEGRIHTVLDDYSLTTFNESLLTWSYRNNTINPVTNASYLEGDMVVSTRYYDYSLALKGLAFVPALLAFIVLGVTVWMFGRFKPSKDDPYAGRLKKRRKRRRFSLRNLSSSFRKIELRRKVQAVPKLLHFRRKQSPNHDPSSNGSGYPENWSAPADINK; encoded by the exons ATGTCGGTCAAAAGCAAAAAAGAAGAAATCAATTTCTTGGAAAGGAAAAAGGACACCGAGAAATCACAG atcATAGAGGATCCTGAAAGAAGCTTTGAAAAGCATGATGCAGAAACCCCAGAACAGGTACGCAAATCCCCAAAACCAATCTTAATCAAAGTCCAGAGTGACAACAACAGTGAAGATACTAAACATCTCCTAGAAATGGACGAAGGCGAGGATAAAAAACCTGAAGAACCAGTGAAGGAAACTTCAAACAGGGAAGATAACAATGAGCTAGAAATGAATCCAACagaaaaatctgaaaatgttgaaaatgtcAAAGAACCGGTgaaaaaggaagaaaaagaCACGAAGAAAGATAAAGCAACTGGAAAAGAAGTAGATAACAATAATGCTAAAGGGGGCGACGATGACGCAATAACACCAATTGAGGATGACCATGttgttaccatagaaacaacAGGTGCTGATAAGACTGACAAACCTGATGGCAAAGATGTCACAGACGCTATTAGCGTTTTATCTCTGTTCATGGAGAGAGATTTGCGATATTATTTCCAGCACCCCTTTCTTAGAATCTTCATAGCCTACTTTGTGACCTTCTGCAATTTTCTGATCTATGCTGAAGATCCTGTAGCACACAGTATGAAGGAATGTAACATCCCCCTAATTGGAAACGACTTTGCTTTTGTGTGTACCCGCTATCCCCCTAATGCCTTCAGCCTCCTTAAAGTAGTCATGTGGCTTGGAGCCATTATCATCGGCTGTATCCTTGGGAAGATCCTCATACATGTCTTACTGTTGA ACAAACTGCTGCGTCTGAAGATGTTCACAGAGGACCAGGGATCATGGATGATAATGTTCCTGTGTAGTCTCATTTCCATATTTATAATGTCCTGGATCTACAACGGATTCCTGACAGCCGGAGGTGATAGCACAGAATCCTATCGGATTTCCGGTGACCTTGGACTCTCCAACTCTATTTTTATGAAGGCTGCTGCCTGTGGTACTTGGTGTGGAGACTTTTTCACTGCTTGGATG GTGACTGATATGATGCTACAAGAGAAGCTCTACCCAGGCTGGGCCAAACCAGTGCGGACCTGGTGGAACCACCGATACAATCGTATCATCTTATTCTGGGTGGTCACCTCAGTAACGTCCCTCGTCGTGATCTTTGTGATAGCCACAGACTTTATACAGTGGGAGAAGCTGAACCATGGATTCCTGCCGACTAACGAACTGTCCAGGGCGTTTCTGGCCTCCTTCATTCTGGTTATGGATATCTTAATTGTGTGTCAG GACTGGGATTTCCCTCATTTTATGAGTGCCATTGACATCAAAATGCCAGGTGTTAACACTGCACACATCAAGTTTGACATCCCCAAGTGTCTCAAGAAAGAGGTTTGGCAGGTGCATATTACAG GTAAATGGTTTAACTACGGGATTTTGTTTATCGTTATGCTGCTTGACCTAAACATGTGGAAGAACCAGATCTTTTACAAGCCCTATGACTATGGTCAGTACGTGGATTCAGAGGGGAGAATCCACACAGTGCTGGACGACTACAGCCTTACAACATTTAACGAGAGTCTGCTAACCTGGTCGTACcgaaataatacaataaatccTGTGACCAATGCGTCCTACCTTGAGGGAGATATGGTCGTCAGCACTCGTTACTATGACTACAGCCTAGCATTGAAGGGATTGGCATTCGTCCCAGCCCTTTTGGCGTTCATTgtgttaggtgtgactgttTGGATGTTTGGCCGTTTTAAGCCATCGAAGGATGATCCGTATGCTGGTCGGTTAAAGAAGCGCAGAAAGAGGAGGAGATTCTCCCTTAGAAATTTATCTAGTTCCTTCCGAAAAATTGAACTGCGGAGAAAAGTTCAAGCTGTACCCAAACTGCTACATTTCCGTCGTAAACAAAGCCCTAATCATGACCCTTCCTCAAATGGATCAGGATACCCTGAAAACTGGTCGGCACCAGCagacatcaacaaatag